The Longimicrobium sp. DNA segment CCCGAGCCGGGCTCGTTGAAGCCGATGTGCCCCGTCTTCCCGACCCCCAGGATCTGGAAGTCGATGCCGCCCGCGTCGCGGATCGCCTGCTCGTACCAGCGGCAGAACTCCTCCACCTTCTCGCGCGGCACGTCGCCGGCGGGGATGTGGACGTTCTCCCTGGGGATGTCGATGTGGTCGAACAGGTTCTCCCACATGTACCGGACGTAGCTGTGGATGCTGTCCGGCGGCATGGGATAGTACTCGTCCAGGTTGAACGTGACCACGTTGGAGAAGTCCAGCCCCTCGTCGCGGTGCAGCCGGATCAGCTCGCGGTAGATGCCGATGGGGGTGCTGCCGGTGGCCAGGCCGAGCACGGCCGGGCGCCCGGCGGTGTTGCGCTCGCGGATCAGCGCCGCGATGCGCTCGGCGATGGTCCGGGCGATCTGGTCGTACTCGACGATGACGACGGGAACGCGCTCACGGGTCTGCGCCATCTGTTCTCAGCCGGTTCTGCGGGTCCAGTGCGTGTTTGTGAGCGGTCCCGGGCTGCACGCATCGGGCCAGCGAGCGTTCACGGGCGGGGAAGATGGAGAGGGTCGCCGCGAGTGGGGCGCAATGCGTGTCCGATTTCGTCCCATCGCTCCCGAGGGCGCATTCTGCACGGCAGGATCTCCGCCGCCTGCGCGAAGGGCCGCCTCAGCCGATCTCACGCGGAGACGCGGAGGCGCGGAGGTGCGTGGGAATCTCCTCCGCGTCTCCGCGTCTCCGCGTGAGATCCCAGGGAGGAGGAGGTGAACGCGATAACCGGATTGAGCGGGGTGGTTGATTGCATTATGTTGCGGGAGATGTGTGGATCTCGCGTGAACTCCGGCGGGAGGACGAGATGCGCGGCACCCCCGGCGCGGCGGACGCGCAAGACGGCCCCGGCGTGGCGACGGACGGCGGCGCCTTCCCTCCCGGGATCCTGACGGCCATCCTCCTCCCCCAGGACCGTATCGCCCGCGAGCCGCTGGGCCGCTGGGCGGAGCGGCTGTCGCAGCGGCTGGCGCGCGTCCGCGCGGAGATGCGCGCGCCCCGCGCGCTGGCGCACGCGGTGGGGGCGATCGGCAACAACGCCGCCCTGATCGCGGCGCACGCGGGTGCCTCCGCCGCGGCGCGCGGGCTGTGCGAGCGGCAGATGGCGTGGCAGCTGCGGCTGGCGCGGCGCTCGCGCGACCGCGCCATCACCGCGCACGCGGTGCAGCCGTGGGTGAACCTGGCGCGGCTGCAGGCGCAGCAGCGCGACTGCGCGGGCGCGCTGGAGCGCCTGGCCGCGCTCCGCCGCCAGGCCGGCCAGGACGCGCTGGTGATCGGGTGCGCGCGGGTGCGCCGCGACGACTGGGAGGTCATGGCGCCCGGCCACGACGCCTTCGCCAGCTTCATGGAGAACGTCTTCGTGCTCGACTCGCTGAAGGCGCTCCTCCTGAACCGCCGCTGGGACGAGACGCTCGACTTCGCCGCCGCGCTCCCGGGCGCCACCACGCCCCCGCTGGCGCGCTTCGGCGCGGAGGCGTACGTGGTGGCCAGCATGCGCCTGGGCGACGCGGAGCGCGCGCGGGCCACCGCCCAGGCCATGCTCCCCGGCTCGCAGACCGTCTTTCCCCTGCGCCTGGCCGAGGTGCACGCCTGCGAGGGCCGCCGCGGCGAGGCCGCCCGCCTGCTGGTTCCGCTCGCCCGCCTCCTTCGCGACTCCACCCCCGAACAGCGGGCCGATCTGCAGACGCTGCACGTGATGAACCGCGTGGCCGGCGCCTGCGCCGAGGCCGGCGAGCACGGCGAAGCCCGCGCCCTGGGCCTGCTGGTGCGCCAGGGCGCGGAAACGGCGGGCGACGAGGTGATCCGCATCGAGAGCCTGCGCCTGCTCGCGGCGCTGTCATCGGACGCCGAACGGGGCGCGTGGGACGATGCCCTCGCCGCGGCGGAGGAGACGACCGAATACGTGCGCTACCGCCGGGGTGGCCCCGCGCCCCCGGCCGCCGCCGTCGAGCACCTCCTCCAGCATCTCCACGAGGTGTTCGCGAGCTGATCGCGGATCGTCCGGCAGAACGGATCCGCACGGAAAAGCAGAGGAGCAGGGATTCGATCCCCGCTCCTCTGCTTCATTCTTCCGGCGGACCCGGGATCACCCGTCCGGCAGCAGCTCGCCCACCGCCTTCAGGCGGCGGCGCATGTGCTTCAGGAGAAGGCGCGCCAGCTCGTCGGCCGAGTCGCACACCGAGGCGTCCCACGCGAAGCCGCTGTCCAGCGCCACGCCCAGGCTGTCGCTGATCTCGCCGCGCCCGGCGCTCAGGTGGTCGGCGCCGGAGCGCGCGGTCAGGTCGGCGGAGTTGGTCCAAACGCGCAGGAGCACCTCGGGGCTCCCCGCTCCGATCAGGCGCAGGTCGATCGACTGTCGCGCATCGCCGTCGGGCTGCAGGGGCGCGGGGAGGACCGAGAGCCCGTCGTGGGTGCGGGTGAGCGTGTCGAACGCCCCGCGCAGCTCCTGGAGGCGCAGGCGCGCCCCGTGGGTGGTCATGGAACCCCGTTTCGGTAAGGCCGTGGTGATGCCGGGCGATGGGAGACGCGGGCCGCGCTCCTCAGCCGCCGGGCGGGCCGATCATCCGCTGGACCTCCGCGAGCACGCGGCTGGGCTGCATGGGCTTGGAGAAGCAGCCGTCGAAGAGGGAATCGGCCTCCGCCTGCTCGGCGAGGGTGAAGTCGTTCCCGGTGATGACGAGGATGGGGATTGCGCAGGTCCGCTCGTCGCCGCGCATCCGGCGCGCCGCGGCGAAGCCGTCCATCACCGGCATATCGATGTCGGTGATGACCAGGTCGGGGTGGTGCTCCAGCGCGCGCTCGAATCCCAGCGCGCCGTTGCACGCCTCCACGATGCGGTATCCGTCGTAGTTGAGGATGGCCGAGAACACGAAGCGCGTGTCCTCGTTGTCCTCCACGATCAGGATGAGCTTTTTCGGCATGCGCCCTCCGGGAGATCCGGGGGCGACACGGCGGTCCGAGGCCTGGACCGAAGCGGAGGGGCGGAAGGGGGGCCCCTGGACTAGGGAGGAGACGACGAGCCGGCGAATCGCCAGCGATGATGCAATGTCGCGCCTGTAACGCGCCGTGGCAAGCGTGGTTACCGCGCCCGCGCCTCCCAGTCGACCAGCGGCGCGTCCACGATCGCGCCCTGCACGGCGTCGGCGACGGCGCGGCGGAGCGCGACGTGCCGGTTGTTCTCGCTGGTCGGATCGACGCGGTTGGTGAGGATGACGACGAAGAGGCCGCGCTCGGGATCGACCCAGATGGAGGTGCCCGTGTAGCCCGTGTGCCCGAAGCTGCGCGGGGAGAAGAACCGCCCCGCGGACGAGTTGGGCGACGGCGTGTCCCACCCCAGCGCGCGGCTGCTGCGCGCGAACTCCGCCGCCGTCCAGCGCGCCACCGTCGAAGCGCGGAGGATGCGCGCGCCGCCGTACTCGCCGCCGTTCAGCAGCATCTGCGCGAAGATGGCCATGTCGCGCGCGCTGCTGAACAATCCCGCGTGCCCCGCCACCCCGCCCAGCGCCCAGGCGTTGGGATCGTGCACCTCGCCCCAGATGTGGCCACGCGCCGAATCCACCTCGGTCATGGCGATGCGCGGGCGGAGCGCCGGGTCCGGCCGGAAGCGCGTGTCGCGCATCCCCAGCGGCGCGAAGATGCGCTCCGCCGCC contains these protein-coding regions:
- a CDS encoding response regulator → MPKKLILIVEDNEDTRFVFSAILNYDGYRIVEACNGALGFERALEHHPDLVITDIDMPVMDGFAAARRMRGDERTCAIPILVITGNDFTLAEQAEADSLFDGCFSKPMQPSRVLAEVQRMIGPPGG